From a single Eubalaena glacialis isolate mEubGla1 chromosome 15, mEubGla1.1.hap2.+ XY, whole genome shotgun sequence genomic region:
- the RHBDD3 gene encoding rhomboid domain-containing protein 3 isoform X4, with translation MHARGPPGLLTPALPLASSVLMLLMSGLWLLGAGPSLVLAPELLLDPWQAHRLLTHALGHKALPGLLLSLLLLPTLGWRQECHLGTLRFLHASTLLALASGLMAVLLAGLGVSSAAGGCGYMPVHLAMLAGQGYHPRRPRGALPPWLLPWLLLALTPLLSSEPPFLQLFCGLLAGLAYAAGAFWWLEISEQRLQALQEGVLCRALAGCWPLQLLPTPGSQAELPVTHPAGVRPPTPGPPYMASPSLWPLSEGSAPLPPGVGPVQPLWEGSSEVGLAWSGPSFPPGTPLWAALDEQILQKGIQASLLEGPVQGPESPLRLPKSSVSSLRLQQLERMGFPTEQAVVALAATGRVEGAVSLLVGGEVGTEALVTQGRGGLTHPEGPGPP, from the exons ATGCATGCCAGAGGTCCCCCTGGCCTACTGACCCCGGCGCTGCCTCTCGCCTCCTCCGTCCTGATGCTGCTCATGAGCGGCCTGTGGCTGCTGGGAGCCGGCCCCAGCCTTGTCCTGGCCCCAGAGCTGCTGCTGGACCCTTGGCAGG CGCACCGGCTGCTGACACATGCCCTGGGCCACAAggccctcccagggctgctgctgaGCCTGCTGCTCCTGCCCACGCTGGGCTGGCGGCAGGAGTGCCACCTGGGCACACTGCGGTTCCTGCATGCCTCCACCCTCCTCGCCCTGGCCTCCGGGCTGATGGCTGTGCTGCTGGCAGGCCTCGGGGTGTCCAGTGCAGCCGGGGGCTGTGGATACATGCCTGTCCACCTGGCCATGCTGGCGGGGCAGGGTTACCACCCTAGACGGCCCCGTGGGGCACTGCCACCATGGCTCCTGCCGTGGCTGCTGCTCGCCCTGACACCACTGCTCAGCTCCGAGCCGCCCTTCCTGCAGCTCTTCTGCGGCCTCCTGGCTGGCCTGGCCT ACGCGGCTGGGGCCTTCTGGTGGCTAGAGATCTCCGAGCAGCGGCTGCAGGCACTGCAGGAGGGTGTCCTGTGCAGGGCCCTGGCGGGGTGCTGGCCACTCCAGCTCCTTCCCACCCCAGGCAGCCAGGCTGAGCTGCCTGTTACCCATCCTGCCGGAGTGAG GCCACCCACCCCTGGACCTCCTTACATGGCCTCCCCTAGCCTCTGGCCCCTCAGCGAAGGCTCAGCCCCGCTCCCGCCAGGCGTGGGGCCTGTGCAGCCGCTCTGGGAGGGCTCCTCAGAGGTGGGACTGGCCTGGTCTGGGCCCAGCTTCCCCCCAGGGACCCCGCTGTGGGCAGCCCTGGACGAGCAGATACTGCAGAAGGGGATCCAGGCCTCGCTCCTTGAGGGGCCAGTCCAGGGTCCCGAGAGCCCACTCCGGCTGCCTAAGTCCTCTGTCTCCTCCCTGCG GCTGCAGCAACTGGAGCGCATGGGCTTCCCCACGGAGCAGGCGGTGGTGGCCCTGGCAGCCACGGGCCGTGTGGAGGGTGCCGTGTCACTGCTGGTTGGTGGGGAGGTGGGCACCGAGGCACTGGTGACTCAGGGGAGGGGTGGGCTCACCCACCCTGAGGGTCCTGGGCCCCCCTAG
- the RHBDD3 gene encoding rhomboid domain-containing protein 3 isoform X1: MGSGRSGVGGRLEYRLPAKGSTRPSGAGGALRPHSPKTTFDHLQTSYACQRSPWPTDPGAASRLLRPDAAHERPVAAGSRPQPCPGPRAAAGPLAGPFSLPAHRLLTHALGHKALPGLLLSLLLLPTLGWRQECHLGTLRFLHASTLLALASGLMAVLLAGLGVSSAAGGCGYMPVHLAMLAGQGYHPRRPRGALPPWLLPWLLLALTPLLSSEPPFLQLFCGLLAGLAYAAGAFWWLEISEQRLQALQEGVLCRALAGCWPLQLLPTPGSQAELPVTHPAGVRPPTPGPPYMASPSLWPLSEGSAPLPPGVGPVQPLWEGSSEVGLAWSGPSFPPGTPLWAALDEQILQKGIQASLLEGPVQGPESPLRLPKSSVSSLRLQQLERMGFPTEQAVVALAATGRVEGAVSLLVGGEVGTEALVTQGRGGLTHPEGPGPP, from the exons ATGGGCTCGGGGCGCTCGGGTGTCGGCGGGAGGCTAGAGTACCGACTCCCAGCCAAGGGCTCCACTCGGCCTTCTGGGGCGGGGGGTGCGCTGCGCC CACACAGCCCCAAGACCACCTTTGATCACCTTCAGACAAGCTATGCATGCCAGAGGTCCCCCTGGCCTACTGACCCCGGCGCTGCCTCTCGCCTCCTCCGTCCTGATGCTGCTCATGAGCGGCCTGTGGCTGCTGGGAGCCGGCCCCAGCCTTGTCCTGGCCCCAGAGCTGCTGCTGGACCCTTGGCAGG CCCGTTCTCTCTCCCAGCGCACCGGCTGCTGACACATGCCCTGGGCCACAAggccctcccagggctgctgctgaGCCTGCTGCTCCTGCCCACGCTGGGCTGGCGGCAGGAGTGCCACCTGGGCACACTGCGGTTCCTGCATGCCTCCACCCTCCTCGCCCTGGCCTCCGGGCTGATGGCTGTGCTGCTGGCAGGCCTCGGGGTGTCCAGTGCAGCCGGGGGCTGTGGATACATGCCTGTCCACCTGGCCATGCTGGCGGGGCAGGGTTACCACCCTAGACGGCCCCGTGGGGCACTGCCACCATGGCTCCTGCCGTGGCTGCTGCTCGCCCTGACACCACTGCTCAGCTCCGAGCCGCCCTTCCTGCAGCTCTTCTGCGGCCTCCTGGCTGGCCTGGCCT ACGCGGCTGGGGCCTTCTGGTGGCTAGAGATCTCCGAGCAGCGGCTGCAGGCACTGCAGGAGGGTGTCCTGTGCAGGGCCCTGGCGGGGTGCTGGCCACTCCAGCTCCTTCCCACCCCAGGCAGCCAGGCTGAGCTGCCTGTTACCCATCCTGCCGGAGTGAG GCCACCCACCCCTGGACCTCCTTACATGGCCTCCCCTAGCCTCTGGCCCCTCAGCGAAGGCTCAGCCCCGCTCCCGCCAGGCGTGGGGCCTGTGCAGCCGCTCTGGGAGGGCTCCTCAGAGGTGGGACTGGCCTGGTCTGGGCCCAGCTTCCCCCCAGGGACCCCGCTGTGGGCAGCCCTGGACGAGCAGATACTGCAGAAGGGGATCCAGGCCTCGCTCCTTGAGGGGCCAGTCCAGGGTCCCGAGAGCCCACTCCGGCTGCCTAAGTCCTCTGTCTCCTCCCTGCG GCTGCAGCAACTGGAGCGCATGGGCTTCCCCACGGAGCAGGCGGTGGTGGCCCTGGCAGCCACGGGCCGTGTGGAGGGTGCCGTGTCACTGCTGGTTGGTGGGGAGGTGGGCACCGAGGCACTGGTGACTCAGGGGAGGGGTGGGCTCACCCACCCTGAGGGTCCTGGGCCCCCCTAG
- the RHBDD3 gene encoding rhomboid domain-containing protein 3 isoform X2, whose translation MLAHSPKTTFDHLQTSYACQRSPWPTDPGAASRLLRPDAAHERPVAAGSRPQPCPGPRAAAGPLAGPFSLPAHRLLTHALGHKALPGLLLSLLLLPTLGWRQECHLGTLRFLHASTLLALASGLMAVLLAGLGVSSAAGGCGYMPVHLAMLAGQGYHPRRPRGALPPWLLPWLLLALTPLLSSEPPFLQLFCGLLAGLAYAAGAFWWLEISEQRLQALQEGVLCRALAGCWPLQLLPTPGSQAELPVTHPAGVRPPTPGPPYMASPSLWPLSEGSAPLPPGVGPVQPLWEGSSEVGLAWSGPSFPPGTPLWAALDEQILQKGIQASLLEGPVQGPESPLRLPKSSVSSLRLQQLERMGFPTEQAVVALAATGRVEGAVSLLVGGEVGTEALVTQGRGGLTHPEGPGPP comes from the exons ATGCTAG CACACAGCCCCAAGACCACCTTTGATCACCTTCAGACAAGCTATGCATGCCAGAGGTCCCCCTGGCCTACTGACCCCGGCGCTGCCTCTCGCCTCCTCCGTCCTGATGCTGCTCATGAGCGGCCTGTGGCTGCTGGGAGCCGGCCCCAGCCTTGTCCTGGCCCCAGAGCTGCTGCTGGACCCTTGGCAGG CCCGTTCTCTCTCCCAGCGCACCGGCTGCTGACACATGCCCTGGGCCACAAggccctcccagggctgctgctgaGCCTGCTGCTCCTGCCCACGCTGGGCTGGCGGCAGGAGTGCCACCTGGGCACACTGCGGTTCCTGCATGCCTCCACCCTCCTCGCCCTGGCCTCCGGGCTGATGGCTGTGCTGCTGGCAGGCCTCGGGGTGTCCAGTGCAGCCGGGGGCTGTGGATACATGCCTGTCCACCTGGCCATGCTGGCGGGGCAGGGTTACCACCCTAGACGGCCCCGTGGGGCACTGCCACCATGGCTCCTGCCGTGGCTGCTGCTCGCCCTGACACCACTGCTCAGCTCCGAGCCGCCCTTCCTGCAGCTCTTCTGCGGCCTCCTGGCTGGCCTGGCCT ACGCGGCTGGGGCCTTCTGGTGGCTAGAGATCTCCGAGCAGCGGCTGCAGGCACTGCAGGAGGGTGTCCTGTGCAGGGCCCTGGCGGGGTGCTGGCCACTCCAGCTCCTTCCCACCCCAGGCAGCCAGGCTGAGCTGCCTGTTACCCATCCTGCCGGAGTGAG GCCACCCACCCCTGGACCTCCTTACATGGCCTCCCCTAGCCTCTGGCCCCTCAGCGAAGGCTCAGCCCCGCTCCCGCCAGGCGTGGGGCCTGTGCAGCCGCTCTGGGAGGGCTCCTCAGAGGTGGGACTGGCCTGGTCTGGGCCCAGCTTCCCCCCAGGGACCCCGCTGTGGGCAGCCCTGGACGAGCAGATACTGCAGAAGGGGATCCAGGCCTCGCTCCTTGAGGGGCCAGTCCAGGGTCCCGAGAGCCCACTCCGGCTGCCTAAGTCCTCTGTCTCCTCCCTGCG GCTGCAGCAACTGGAGCGCATGGGCTTCCCCACGGAGCAGGCGGTGGTGGCCCTGGCAGCCACGGGCCGTGTGGAGGGTGCCGTGTCACTGCTGGTTGGTGGGGAGGTGGGCACCGAGGCACTGGTGACTCAGGGGAGGGGTGGGCTCACCCACCCTGAGGGTCCTGGGCCCCCCTAG
- the RHBDD3 gene encoding rhomboid domain-containing protein 3 isoform X3, giving the protein MTHSPKTTFDHLQTSYACQRSPWPTDPGAASRLLRPDAAHERPVAAGSRPQPCPGPRAAAGPLAGPFSLPAHRLLTHALGHKALPGLLLSLLLLPTLGWRQECHLGTLRFLHASTLLALASGLMAVLLAGLGVSSAAGGCGYMPVHLAMLAGQGYHPRRPRGALPPWLLPWLLLALTPLLSSEPPFLQLFCGLLAGLAYAAGAFWWLEISEQRLQALQEGVLCRALAGCWPLQLLPTPGSQAELPVTHPAGVRPPTPGPPYMASPSLWPLSEGSAPLPPGVGPVQPLWEGSSEVGLAWSGPSFPPGTPLWAALDEQILQKGIQASLLEGPVQGPESPLRLPKSSVSSLRLQQLERMGFPTEQAVVALAATGRVEGAVSLLVGGEVGTEALVTQGRGGLTHPEGPGPP; this is encoded by the exons ATGA CACACAGCCCCAAGACCACCTTTGATCACCTTCAGACAAGCTATGCATGCCAGAGGTCCCCCTGGCCTACTGACCCCGGCGCTGCCTCTCGCCTCCTCCGTCCTGATGCTGCTCATGAGCGGCCTGTGGCTGCTGGGAGCCGGCCCCAGCCTTGTCCTGGCCCCAGAGCTGCTGCTGGACCCTTGGCAGG CCCGTTCTCTCTCCCAGCGCACCGGCTGCTGACACATGCCCTGGGCCACAAggccctcccagggctgctgctgaGCCTGCTGCTCCTGCCCACGCTGGGCTGGCGGCAGGAGTGCCACCTGGGCACACTGCGGTTCCTGCATGCCTCCACCCTCCTCGCCCTGGCCTCCGGGCTGATGGCTGTGCTGCTGGCAGGCCTCGGGGTGTCCAGTGCAGCCGGGGGCTGTGGATACATGCCTGTCCACCTGGCCATGCTGGCGGGGCAGGGTTACCACCCTAGACGGCCCCGTGGGGCACTGCCACCATGGCTCCTGCCGTGGCTGCTGCTCGCCCTGACACCACTGCTCAGCTCCGAGCCGCCCTTCCTGCAGCTCTTCTGCGGCCTCCTGGCTGGCCTGGCCT ACGCGGCTGGGGCCTTCTGGTGGCTAGAGATCTCCGAGCAGCGGCTGCAGGCACTGCAGGAGGGTGTCCTGTGCAGGGCCCTGGCGGGGTGCTGGCCACTCCAGCTCCTTCCCACCCCAGGCAGCCAGGCTGAGCTGCCTGTTACCCATCCTGCCGGAGTGAG GCCACCCACCCCTGGACCTCCTTACATGGCCTCCCCTAGCCTCTGGCCCCTCAGCGAAGGCTCAGCCCCGCTCCCGCCAGGCGTGGGGCCTGTGCAGCCGCTCTGGGAGGGCTCCTCAGAGGTGGGACTGGCCTGGTCTGGGCCCAGCTTCCCCCCAGGGACCCCGCTGTGGGCAGCCCTGGACGAGCAGATACTGCAGAAGGGGATCCAGGCCTCGCTCCTTGAGGGGCCAGTCCAGGGTCCCGAGAGCCCACTCCGGCTGCCTAAGTCCTCTGTCTCCTCCCTGCG GCTGCAGCAACTGGAGCGCATGGGCTTCCCCACGGAGCAGGCGGTGGTGGCCCTGGCAGCCACGGGCCGTGTGGAGGGTGCCGTGTCACTGCTGGTTGGTGGGGAGGTGGGCACCGAGGCACTGGTGACTCAGGGGAGGGGTGGGCTCACCCACCCTGAGGGTCCTGGGCCCCCCTAG